One segment of Panthera leo isolate Ple1 chromosome A3, P.leo_Ple1_pat1.1, whole genome shotgun sequence DNA contains the following:
- the LOC122215234 gene encoding ATP synthase membrane subunit K, mitochondrial-like, translated as MYQATVNTEKEEKLGEVAAYVEGPNWQIGVFCKIDIIADPKTDDQLHFTGIKKYFNSYILTGRMNSVLATYGGIALMVLYFKLRSKTTPALKAT; from the coding sequence ATGTATCAAGCTACagttaatacagaaaaagaagagaagttgGGCGAGGTAGCTGCATATGTTGAAGGACCTAACTGGCAGATTGGTGTCTTTTGCAAGATTGACATCATAGCAGATCCAAAAACTGATGACCAATTACATTTCACTggtatcaaaaaatatttcaactctTATATTCTCACAGGTAGAATGAATTCCGTACTGGCCACATATGGAGGCATTGCTTTGATGGTCTTATACTTCAAGTTAAGGTCTAAAACAACACCAGCTTTGAAAGCaacataa